AAGCAAGAAGCGGCAACCGGTAACGGCCCTGTGGAAGCGGCGTTTGTAGCTATCGAGCGTATCACTGGCATGGCGGTGGAAGTGGTGGAATATAACCTTGATGCGACGGGTAAAGGAGCAAGTTCACTGGGCCAAGTCGATATTATTGCCAAATTTGATGGTAAGCAATATCACGGTGTGGGACTTGCAGCCGACATTGTCGAAGCGTCAGTGAGAGCCATGATCCGAGTATATAACCTAATTGATAGAGCACAAAAAGTGTCTAGCCTAAAACAACAAAGGAAAGCAGGATGAGTCAAACAAACTACAAAATCGCAGTACTAGCTGGAGATGGAATTGGTCCAGAAGTGATGCAAGCCGCCGAGCTGGTATTAGATAAAGTGGCGACTAAGTTCAACTTTGCTTTAGAAAAATCACCACAAGCGATTGGTGGTGCGGCTATAGACCAATTTGGTGAAGCTTTACCTGCGGCGACATTGGCCGCATGTGAAGCCGTTGATGCGATTCTATTTGGCTCTGTGGGTGGGCCTAAATGGGAGCATTTACCGCCAAATGAGCAACCAGAACGGGCATCTTTATTACCGCTTAGAAAGCACTTCCAGCTTTTTTGTAATTTGCGTCCTGCGCAGCTATTACCCGCATTGAGCGCAGCCTCTCCACTACGCAGTGACATTAGCCAGCAAGGTTTTGATATTTTATGCGTCCGTGAGCTTACTGGCGGGATTTATTTTGGCGAAAAAGGTCGCCAAGGTGAGGGCGAAAGCGAGGCGGCGTTTGATACGCAAACCTATTCGCGCAAAGAAATCGAACGCATTGCCCGTTTTGCTTTTGATGCCGCGAGACTTAGAAGCAATCATGTGACATCTGTAGACAAAGCCAACGTGCTGGCAACCAGTGTACTGTGGCGTGAAGTGGTCAATGAAGTCGCAAAAGAATACCCAGATGTGACGCTTGATCACATCTATATCGACAACGCTGCGATGCAGTTGGTAAAGCAACCAAGCCAGTTTGATGTCTTACTGTGCGACAACCTGTTCGGTGACATCCTTTCTGATGAATGTGCAATGATCACCGGTTCCATGGGGTTATTACCATCGGCAAGTCTAAATCAATCGGGTTTTGGCTTATATGAGCCAGCGGGCGGCTCAGCACCAGATATCGCCGGTAAAGGGGTGGCAAACCCAATCGCACAAATCTTAAGTGCCGCGCTGATGCTACGTTATTCATTGGGGCAAGACGAAGCGGCACGCGCAATTGAAAAGGCAGTAGCAGAGGCGGTGAAAGATGGTGTAGGTACATCGGATATCTATCCTCAAGCAGGGTTTACTACTATGGATGTCGCGCAAGCGATCGTCGACAGGGTTTAATAAAGGTAAGAGCAAGTGGCAAAAACATTATACGATAAAATTTGGCAATCTCATGTGGTTGCTAAATTAAACGAGCAAACCGATCTCTTGTACATTGACCGTCATCTAGTACATGAAGTCACTTCACCGCAGGCGTTTGCGGGATTAAGAGAGCAGAATCGTCCGGTAAGATGTCCAGAAAAAACCTTTGCGACAATGGATCATAATGTCTCGACTAAGAGCCGTTCGATTGATGCTGCCAGTGAGGTGAGCAAAAACCAGCTGCAAGCGTTGGCACAAAACTGTGAAGAGTTCGGCATTGTACTTTACGATTTGAATTCCATTAACCAAGGCATAGTGCACGTAATGGGACCTGAGCAAGGGATCACTTTGCCGGGTACAACGATTGTATGTGGCGATAGCCATACCTCAACGCATGGCGCATTTGGAGCGCTGGCTCACGGTATTGGTACATCAGAGGTTGAACATGTGCTGGCCACGCAAACATTACAACAGAAAAAAGCCAAATCGTTAAAAATTCAGGTGAATGGCGTATTGCGCCCGACCGTGACTGCAAAAGACTTGATCCTCGCTGTAATTGGGCAATTAGGCACAGCTGGTGGCACTGGCTATGTGGCTGAGTTTTGTGGGACGGGGATCGAAGCGCTGTCGATGGAAGCGCGGATGACGCTGTGTAATATGAGTATTGAAATGGGGGCGAAAGCTGGCTTGATCGCACCTGATGAGAAAACCTTTGCGTATTTACGTGGTCGCCCATTTGCACCTCAAGGCGAAGACTTTGACGCTGCGGTGCACTACTGGAAAACCCTGCATAGCGACGCAGATGCTGAATTTGATCGTGTTGTGGAGCTGGATGCTGACAGTGTGCAACCTCAAGTAACCTGGGGGACAAGCCCAGAGCAAGTCATTGGGATTAATGATCTAGTACCTAACCCTGACGATGAACCTAATTTAGTCAAAGCGGATGCGATGCGCAGTGCGCTGAAATATATGGGCCTCACAGCAGGACAAAGGCTAAGCGATGCCAAAGTCGACACCGTATTTATTGGCTCTTGCACCAATAGCCGTATTGAAGATTTACGTGCAGCGGCACAAGTGGTGGCGGGCAAGCGCGTAGCAGCAGGCGTTGAAGCGCTTATCGTCCCAGGATCTGGATTAGTAAAGCAGCAAGCCGAACAAGAGGGCTTAGCCGATATTTTCAAAGCTGCGGGATTTGAGTGGCGCGAACCGGGCTGCTCTATGTGCTTGGCAATGAACGATGATCGCCTTGGTGCAGAAAAACGCTGTGCATCGACCTCAAACCGTAACTTTGAAGGGCGCCAAGGGCGAGGCGGTCGTACGCATTTGGTGAGTCCAGCAATGGCTGCCGCAGCGGCAATTGCAGGTCACTTTACTGATATTCGAGGGGAGGCGTCATGAGCGTGTTTCACAAGGGCCTAGTTGCGCCACTAGACAAAAACAATGTTGATACAGACCAAATTATTCCCAAGCAGTTTTTAACTTCAACCAGCCGCGATGGATTTGATAAAGCGCTGTTTTATGATTGGCGCTATCTTGAAGATGGCCAGCCAGATCCGGACTTTGTGCTTAACAATCGACAATATCAGGGCGCGTCAATCTTGTTAACCCGTGACAACTTTGGTTGTGGCTCGTCTCGTGAGCATGCCCCTTGGGCACTAAAACAATATGGTTTTACCGTGATCTTAGCCGAGAGCTTTGCCGATATCTTTTTTAACAATTGTGGTAATAACCAAATGCTTTGCATTGCGTTGCCAGCCAGCACGTTAGATACGCTCTTCGATGCATGTGAGCAACAATCACAAGTGCATTTGAGTATTGATCTAGAAGCGCAGCAGATCAGCGGATCAGGTATAGCACCAATTGACTTTGAGGTGCGAGAAGACATCAAAGCACGCCTCTTGAGTGGTCTTGACTTTATCGGTGAGACTGAATTATTGAATGCCCAAATTGATGCCTTTGAGCAGCAGCTTGCTACGATAAGGCCTTGGCAATAATAGCTGTTTACTCAATTTGGTCGAATAATTTTGCCTCAAAGCCAGAAGCTGATTAAGCTCTGGCTTTATTTGTTTTAGGTGTCTCCAATGAAAAATTTAACTTTAGCGTTACTCGCGACCTTAAGCTGCGCAGCCTTCGCGCGTCCTGCCCCGCTGGTTTCCATCCCAAGCCATGATGCATTTTTTGACGCTATTAAAGCGCACTGTGGCAAAGCCTACGAAGGTAAAGTAACGGTAGATAATCAAGGTCCAAGCAGCTTTAGCGATGCGCGTCTTGTGATGCACGTTCGTAAATGTGGCGACGCTGAGCTGCAAGTCCCATTTCATGTAGGAAAAGATGCTTCAAGAACTTGGATCATCACCAAAACAGGGAGTGGTTTGAGCTTAAAGCACGATCACCGCCATGAAGATGGCAGCGACGATGTTTCTACTATGTATGGTGGTCATACCCTAGATGCGGGATTTAATACCGTGCAGTCGTTTCCAGCTGATGAATATTCAAAACAGTTATTTGTCCAGCAAGGGATCCCACAGTCAGTCGGAAATACATGGCAGATGTATATCTATCCAGAGCAGTTTACCTATCGTTTAGTGCGTGAAGGGCGAGAGTTCCGAGTGGACTTTGATTTAACAAAACCGGTAACCGCACCAAAAGCGCCTTGGGGATATAATACCAATTGAATTAATTCTCTAATCAATTTGAAGGGTGAAATAGCATATTAGCTTCGTTAAAAATTTCTCATTTAGAACAACTAAATAGCAAAATTTTTGCCTTGCCTATATGGAGATAGGTACCTTAGCGGTAGCAGGACGCGAGAGCGGTGCTACTAAAGCTATTTCCCCGCTTCAAGATAGATCATTTATTTAATACAACTGGTATAAAGACTAAACCCAGAGCGGGTCACTGAAATTTATAGCGTTAACAAAAATGTGTGGCTATTTGGCCACACATTTTACGTCTACTGTTAAGTCATTCTGGTAAGGTCTTGGCTCTAATGGCATCTTATCAAAGCTTTGGACGCCTCCGAGTAATGTCAATTGTGGGTTACTGCCTTGGCATAAGCGTTTGGCATGGCGCAGCAAAAATACGCTTTGTTGCC
This genomic interval from Pseudoalteromonas galatheae contains the following:
- the leuC gene encoding 3-isopropylmalate dehydratase large subunit: MAKTLYDKIWQSHVVAKLNEQTDLLYIDRHLVHEVTSPQAFAGLREQNRPVRCPEKTFATMDHNVSTKSRSIDAASEVSKNQLQALAQNCEEFGIVLYDLNSINQGIVHVMGPEQGITLPGTTIVCGDSHTSTHGAFGALAHGIGTSEVEHVLATQTLQQKKAKSLKIQVNGVLRPTVTAKDLILAVIGQLGTAGGTGYVAEFCGTGIEALSMEARMTLCNMSIEMGAKAGLIAPDEKTFAYLRGRPFAPQGEDFDAAVHYWKTLHSDADAEFDRVVELDADSVQPQVTWGTSPEQVIGINDLVPNPDDEPNLVKADAMRSALKYMGLTAGQRLSDAKVDTVFIGSCTNSRIEDLRAAAQVVAGKRVAAGVEALIVPGSGLVKQQAEQEGLADIFKAAGFEWREPGCSMCLAMNDDRLGAEKRCASTSNRNFEGRQGRGGRTHLVSPAMAAAAAIAGHFTDIRGEAS
- the leuB gene encoding 3-isopropylmalate dehydrogenase translates to MSQTNYKIAVLAGDGIGPEVMQAAELVLDKVATKFNFALEKSPQAIGGAAIDQFGEALPAATLAACEAVDAILFGSVGGPKWEHLPPNEQPERASLLPLRKHFQLFCNLRPAQLLPALSAASPLRSDISQQGFDILCVRELTGGIYFGEKGRQGEGESEAAFDTQTYSRKEIERIARFAFDAARLRSNHVTSVDKANVLATSVLWREVVNEVAKEYPDVTLDHIYIDNAAMQLVKQPSQFDVLLCDNLFGDILSDECAMITGSMGLLPSASLNQSGFGLYEPAGGSAPDIAGKGVANPIAQILSAALMLRYSLGQDEAARAIEKAVAEAVKDGVGTSDIYPQAGFTTMDVAQAIVDRV
- the leuD gene encoding 3-isopropylmalate dehydratase small subunit → MSVFHKGLVAPLDKNNVDTDQIIPKQFLTSTSRDGFDKALFYDWRYLEDGQPDPDFVLNNRQYQGASILLTRDNFGCGSSREHAPWALKQYGFTVILAESFADIFFNNCGNNQMLCIALPASTLDTLFDACEQQSQVHLSIDLEAQQISGSGIAPIDFEVREDIKARLLSGLDFIGETELLNAQIDAFEQQLATIRPWQ